The Bradyrhizobium barranii subsp. barranii genome segment GCGCGTCGGTGCCGAGGATCACCCTGTGCAGATCGTTCATCTCGCGCGCGATGCGCAGCGTGAACAGGGCCGAGCGCTCATTGCCGTTGTGAACGATCTCGAGGCCGCGCTTGCAGCCCTCGCAGATGCAGCGGATCTGGTCGTCGGGAAGCGCGGTGTGGCCGCCATTGATGTGGCCGACCACGTCGGTGTCGGCCTCCAGCACCACGTCCTTGTCGATCAGGCCGGAGCCTGGGATCGAGGGGCCGCCGGTGTGGATCGTGCTCTGGATGCCGTATTTGCGGGCCCAGCCGACCATCTTGCGCGCCGTCGGGCCGTCCTTGACGCCGCCGAGGCCGACCTCGCCGAGCAGCTTGACGCCCGCCGCGGCCAACTCCTTGAAATCCTCCTCGACCATCTCGCATTCGATCACCGGTGCGCCGGCGTGAACCTTCACGCCGCCCGGGCGCAGATTCCAGAATGCGCGCTGGGCGAAGATCGCCATCGCCTTCAGCCCGACGACGTCGCGCGGGCGGCCGGGCATGTGCACCTCGCCGGCGGAGATCATCGTGGTGACGCCGCCATGCAAATTGCTGTCGATCCAGCCGATCTGGTTCTGGCGCGGCGTCCAGTCGCCCGCCACAGGGTGGACATGGCTGTCGATCAGGCCGGGCGCGACCGTGGTGCCGTTGGCCTCGACGATGGTGGTCGCGCCTTCGGTGTTGAGGTCCTTGAAGCGGCCGATCGCGGTGATCTTGCCGTTCTCGGCGACGATGGTGTCGCCGTCCAGGATCGGCTTTTCCAGGGCGCCGGACAGGATCAGGCCGATATTCCGGATCACGAGCTTCGAGGGTCCGGTGGCCTGGGGGGCGTCATGCGCCATGGAAGGGGCTCCTTGTTCCTAACTGCAACGCTCGCGATCTTGGGCAGCCTTGACCCCGGGAGCAAGCAGGATTATTCATTAGTACACGAATGATCGTGTACAAACGACGCATAGCTGCCCGCCTCGGAACCGCATTGGAAGCGACAGGGAAGGTGAGATGAGCAATTTCAATCAGGAAAGCGTTTTGAGCGTCCACCACTGGACCGACACGCTGTTCTCTTTCAAGACCACCCGCAGCCCGACCTTCCGTTTCCGCAACGGCGAATTCACCATGATCGGGCTCAAGGTCGGCGAGAAGCCGCTGCTGCGGGCCTACAGCGTCGCCAGCGCCAATTACGAGGAAACGCTTGAGTTCTTTTCGATCAAGGTGCCGGACGGTCCGCTGACCTCGCGCCTCCAGCACCTGAAGGAAGGCGACGAGATCATCGTCAGCCGCAAGGCCACCGGCACGCTGGTGATCGACAACCTCGAAGAGGGCCGCAACCTCTACCTCATCGGCACCGGCACGGGCCTCGCGCCGTTTCTGAGCGTGATCAAGGACCCCGAGACCTATGAGCGGTTCGAGAAGGTCGTGCTGCTGCACGGCTGCCGGCATGTGAAGGAGCTCGCCTATGGCGAGATGATCACCGAGACGCTGCCGAAGGACGAACTGATCGGCGAGTACATCCGCGATCAGCTGATCTACTATCCGACCGTGACCCGCGATCCCTTCCGCAACCGCGGCCGCATCACCGACCTCATCACCTCCGGCAAGCTGTTCGCCGATATCGGCCTGCCGCCGCTGGAAGCCGCCCATGACCGGGTCATGATCTGCGGCAGCCCGGCATTGGTCGCTGACACCCGCGTGCTGCTGGGCGAGCGCGGCCTCATTGAGGGCAATCACGGCGAGCCGGCCCAATTCGTGGTCGAAAAGGCCTTTGCCGAGCGCTGATCGCGGATTTTTCGCGCAATAAGACCGTATTTTCGCCGTTCGGCGGGCGTTGCGGCGCCGATTCCGTGCGCGATACACTGTGGGAGCGAATCAGCGGAGTTCCCACATGGTTGCGGACAGCGACAGCAACATCGCCTGGCACCGGGTCCAGTTGAAGAAGAACCGCGCCGAGTTGAAGGCGCTGGAGACCGCGCGCTTCACGATGGGCGAGATCGCGTCTTCGAAGCGGAATGGGGAGACCCAGAAGACGATTGCGGAACTCAAGCGCAAGATCTCGCTATCCGAGCGCGTCATCGCCGATCACGACAAGCGCACGCGCCGCCCCCTCGGCACCGATCTGCAAAGCCTCGCCAACGGTAGCTGGAGCCATTGGGACGCCTACACCAATCAGCAGCGCAAGACGGGCCAACGCTCGCCGGGGCGCGGATAGGCTCGCTTCTTCTCGCGCGGTTCCGGCCCTTGCGCGTCGCCGCGTACACACCATCTGGTTGAGGCGCCACCAACCAACACGGTGATCCCATGACACCGCGCCTCGATTTCACCAGCGAGGCCTTTTTCCGCGATCCGCCCAAGGCGATCGCGGCGCTGCGCGCGTCCGGCCCCGTGATCGCGACGCGATTTCCTCTGGTCGGCGATGTCTGGGTCACCACGACCCATGACGCCACGGCGCAGGTCCTGAAGGACGGCACCACCTTCACGCTGCGCAAGGGGGACGGCAAAGTCGCTGGCCTGCGCTGGTGGATGCCAAAACTGGTCACCACCATCGCCAACAACATGCTGACGATGGACGAGCCTGATCACACGAGGCTGCGCAGCATCGTGGACGAGGCTTTTCGCCGCCGCGCGATCGTGGCGATGGAGCCACGCATTCGTGCCATCGCCGACGGCTTGGCGAACGACCTGTTTGCCGATGGCAGCCCCGCCGACCTCGTCCAGCGTTACGCCCGCATCCTGCCGGTGTCGGTGATCTGCGAATTGCTGGGCCTGCCTGCGGCCGATCGGCCACGATTCATCGCCTGGGCCAACAAGATGTCGTCGCTGACGAATGTCGTCAGCTTCTTCCGCCTGCTGCTCGCGTTTCGCAAGATGCGCGCTTATCTCGAACGGCAGTTGCAGGTCGCACGCGTGCAGGGCGGCGAGGGCCTGATTGCGGAGCTGGTTCAGGTCGAGCGTGAGGGCGGCCAGATCACGCCGGACGAAATGGTGTCGATGGTGTTCCTGCTGCTTGCGGCAGGATCGGAGACCACGACGCATCTGATCAGCGGCTCGGTCTACGAGCTTCTCAGAAATCCGGGCTTGCGCGATTGGCTGGAGCAAGACCGAAGCCGCGTCGGGCTCGCTGTCGAGGAGTTTTTGCGCTTCGTGTCACCAGTGCAGTTTTCCAAGCCGCGCTATGTGCGGCGGGATATCGAGCTTGCGGGCGTGCCGCTGAAAAAGGGCGATCGCGTCATGGTCATGCTCGCCGCGGCGAACATGGATCCGGCGGTGCATGACCAGCCCGAGCGGCCCGACCTCACGCGCAAGCCAAACCGCCACATCTCGTTCGGAACGGGAATTCACTTCTGTCTCGGCCATCAGCTCGCACGGATCGAGGCGGCCTGTGCGCTGGAGGCGCTGTTTGCGCGATGGCCGAGGCTCGGTCTCGCCGTCGATCCCGCGCAAATCCACTGGCGCAAGCGGCCGGGCATGCGTGCCATCGCGGAGTTGCCGGTCGTTGCGGTGGACCGTCAGCCCGTCGATTTCCGTGATGCCACGACATCGCGCTCCCAGCCGAACACGGAGCGGCCGTCGAGATCGGGCGAGGCTTCACGCTCTCCGGCGATGTAGGCCTCGACCGACGGACCGCTGGCAGTCCGCTCCAGCCGCCGCGCCTGGTCGTCAAGGCGCCTGATTGCCTGCATCTCCTCTTCGCGTCCGAGCTTGGCGTTATGGATCGCGCCCTTCAGCACGCGGATGGTCTCGTCATAGACCTTGATCGGGACGGGGTAGGGATGCCGGTCCTTGCCGCCATGGGCGAGCGAGAAGCGCGCGGGATCGTTGAAGCGATAGGGCGCGCCATGCACGACCTCGGCGACCATCGCCAGCGAGCGCACGGTGCGCGCGCCGACGCCGGGCGTCAGCAGCAATTCCGGAAAATCGACCGGGCCGCGTTCGGCCGCGGCGGCCAGCGTGCCGTGCAGGCGGCGTGCGAACACGTCCTTGGGCCTGACATCATGATGCGCGGGCATGATCAGATGCGGCAGCATCGCCTGCGCCGGCTCGGGCGCAGTGCCGGTGAGCCGCTCGAATTCAGTGAGGATGCGATCGGGGCCGAGGCCGCTCAACAGCTCGAGCTGCGCGGCGCGCGAGACATCCGCGCGGTGATCGGTGAGATTGACGATCTCGCCCTGCTGCGGCCCGTCGATCGCGCTGTGCGGCGTATCGACAAAACTCTTCAGCGCCTCGGAATGCCAGTGATAGCGGCGGGCCTGGCGCTTGTCGCCGTTCATACCCTGCTGCACCACGGTCCACTTGCCGTCGGCAGTGACGAAGAAGCCGTGGAGATAGAGATCAAAACCGTCCTGAACCGCAGCGCTGTCGACCTTGGCGACCAGGCGACTGGCCCGCGTGAGGCTCGCGCCGTCCAAACCGACGCGATCGCCCAGCTGCAACAGCTCGTCCGGCGTCTTGCGCGAATGCTGGCCGCGTCCGCCGCAAACATAGATGCCGAGCTCATCCTGGAGCGGTCCGAGCCCGCGCTTCAGCGCGCCGATCACGGAGGTGGTGATGCCGGAGGAGTGCCAGTCCATCCCCATGACGGCACCGAATGACTGGAACCAGAACGGATGCGACAGCCGCTGCAGGAACGCGTCGCGGCCGTAGTGAAGTACGATCGCCTGTGTGACGATCGCCCCCAGCGAAGACATGCGGGTGGCAAGCCAGGGTGGAACCCGGCCGGTGTGGAGGGGAAGATCGGCGCTGCCGGTACGTCGAGTCATGATTGACGCAAATTAGCGCAGTTCGGCGACGCTTGCATCGAGGGAATATTGTATTGGGCAGGGCGGGAGGACACCTCACCCAAGTCCGCGAGCTACTCGCGCGTCGCCTTGGACGCGCCGCGCAGGCCCGCCTGCTGCTGGATCGTGTCCAGCGCGCCGGACGACTGCTCGTCCGTCACGAAGCGGTTGAGCAGGGGAAGGGCGTCCTCGCGCCCCTTGGGGATCGCGATGGCCATATGCTCGGCGCCCCAATTGCCGTCGAGGATTTTCGCGCCCGGCATCTGGTCGGACATCTCGAACAGCGTCGGTTTGTTGGTGGCGTAGAGGTCGATCTCGCCGCGGCCGAACATGGCGATCGCGACCTTGACGCTTTCCGCGGGGACGATGGTCGCGCTCCTGAACTTCGTCGGCAATGTCCGTTCCGAGGTCGACCCTTTGGTGACGCCGATCTTCACACCCGGTCTGTCGATGTCCTCGATCCTGCCGATCTGCGAGTTCGCCGGGACGAGATAGCCGAGCTCGATCGCCAGCACGGGCTGGCTGAAGCTGACCTCGTTGGCGCGGGCCGGCGTGGCGTTGGTCACGGTGAAGTCGACCTGGCCGTCGTGGATCGCGGTGACGATGTCGGCGACTCGCTGAAACCTGACATAGTCGATGCCAACGCCGAGCCTTCTGGCCAGTTCGCCGCCGAGATCGTAGGCGAGGCCATGCGGCTTGCCGGCCGCATCCGTCACCATCGAGGTCGGGCTGCCCGGATAGATGCCGACACGCAATCTTCCGCTCGGCGCCAGCAGCCTGGCTTCGCCATCGGCGCGCGCGGGCGCGCCGAGCAGGCCGGTCATTGCAAATGCGAGCAGGACGATGGGCGCAATTCGCCGGGAAGAGGTCCTCATGTGACGAGCCGCACTGTGCGCGGATGTCGGCGGCCTTCAGCACCGGCTCCCATTTGGTCGCTTCGGCGTGCATGTAGGCGTCAAAATCCTTGGCGGAGGAGCCGACCGGCGAGGCGCCAATCTTGCCGAGCGTCGACAGCACGTTCGCGTCCTGCAGTGCGGCCTTCAGATCGGTCTCGAGCTTCGCCACGATCTCCGGCGGCATCTTGGCAGGTCCAAGAACGCCCCACCAGACCGAGACGTCGTAGCCGGGGACGCCTGATTCCGCGATAGTTGGCACATTCGGCAGCGCCTTGGAGCGTTCGGCCGAGGTCACCGCGAGCGCGCGCACCGGGCCGCCTTCGAGCTGGCCGATCGCTTCCGCCAGCGGATTGATGCTGAGCGGAATCTCGCCAGCGATCACGGCGGTCAGCGCCGGTGCGCCGCCTTTGTAGGGGATCGCGACGATCTTGCTGCCGGACATGTATTTGAGCAGCTCGCCGGCGAGATGCGCGGAGGTGCCGTTGCCGGACATGCCGTAGGAGAGCTTGTCGGGCTCCTTCTTTGCGGCGGCGAGGAGATCGCCGAGCGTCTTGTAGGGGCTGTCCTTCGCGACCACGATCGCAAGCGGCGAGGAGGCGACCTCGGTGATCGCGGTGAAATCCTTGAACGTGTCGTAGGGCACGCTCGGATAGATGAACTGGTTGAGCGGATGGCCGCTCGCGACCAGGATCAGCGTGTAGCCGTCCGGGGCGGCCTGCGTCAGCGCTTGCGAGGCGACGATGCCGCCGGCGCCCGGACGGTTGTCGATCACCGGCTGCTGGCCCCAGGTCTTCGCCAGCGCCTGGCCGAGCGTACGCGCGAGCACGTCGACGGCGCCGCCCGCCGCATAGGGCACAAGGATATGGACCGGCTTGCTCGGGTAATTGTCGGCGGCCTGCGCGGTGCCGCCCAGCAGCAGACCGGCACCGAGCATCAAACCGCCGATTGTCTTGTTTAAACCCAGCATTTTCCAGCACTCCTTGCGGGCTTTCGCATCCTGCCTCGGTGTTCCGAGCCGTCCGGACGCCGCCCATGGTTCTTGTTGACGAGACCTGATCTTTTGTACGATAGTGCAAATCACATGGTACGCAAGCCCACCAGCAAGGAAACGGCCCGCAAGCCGAACATGCGCGAGGCGATCCTCGCCGCGGCCGAAGAGCTGTTCGCCACCAACGGCTTCAATGCCGTTTCGGTGCGCGACATCGCGCAGGCCGCCGGCGCCAATCCCGGCAGCGTGACCTATCATTTCAAGACCAAGGACGGTCTGCTGCTGGAGATCTACCAGCGCCATTGCGGGCCGATGAATTTGCGCCGTTCCGAGCTGCTCGCCGCGGCCAAGCGCGTGCGCGACCTCCAGGACCGGCTGGAGGCGATCGTGCGCGCCTATGTGGTGCCGGCCTTCACCTCGGGCAGCGATCTCGCCGGGGGCGGGGCGCGCTTCACGCGGCTGCGCGCCGTGATGTCCGCCGAAGGCAACGAGGTCGTGCGAAAAATCATCGCGCAGACCTTTGACGACACCAGCCACGCCTTCATCGATGCGGTCCACGAGAGCCTGCCGCATATTCCGCGCACCGACATCGTCTGGCGCAGCCACTTCCTGCTCGGCGCGCTCTATTACTCGCTGGTGACGCCGGATCGTGTCTCGCGCCTGTCGCGCGGCGAGGCCGACGGCAGCGATGCCGCCAGCGCCATCGAGCAACTGGTGCAGGCCACCGTCGCCGCGTTCCAGGCGCCGCCGCTCGATCAGGCCGCGCCGGTGCGGCGGCGGCCGGTCGTCAGCAGCAAGACTTGAAAGAAGCGATCTCGCTCGGCGGTTCACCTGATGACGATGATGTACACGCCGACCATTCCGCCGCCCGATCCGAACACGCGCACGCCGAAGTTCAAGCTGCCAAAGCTGTCCTGCGATGCGCATTGCCACATCTTCGGGCCCGGCGCGACATATCCGTATGCGCCTGACCGTTCTTACACGCCGCCGGATGCCCCGCTCGAAGATTTTCGAGCGCTGCATGCCAAGCTCGGCGTCGAGCGAGCCGTCATCGTCAATGCCAGCGTGCACGGCACTGATAACACTGTCGCGCTCGATGCGATCGCACAGAGCAATGGTGCCTATCGCGCAGTCGCCAACATTGACGACACCATCACCGAGCGTGGGCTCCAGGTGCTGCACGACGGCGGCTTCCGCGGCTGTCGGTTCAATTTCGTCCGCCATCTCGGTGGCGTCCCCGACAGAAACGTGTTCAACCGCGTCATCGCGATGGTCGCGCCACTCGGCTGGCACATCGATCTGCATTTCGATGCGATCGATCTGCCCGAATATGCCGACATGCTGGCAAAGCTGCCACTGAGCTACACCATCGACCATATGGGACGGGTGAGGGCGTCAGAGGGGCTCGACCAGCTTCCGTTCAGGATTCTGATCGAGCTGATGCAGCGCGACGAGAAATGCTGGGTCAAGATCTGCGGCTCGGAGCGGGTGTCCTCGGCCGGACCGCCGTTCACGGACGCGGTGCCGTTCGCGCGCAAGATCGTCGAGACCGCGCCCGACCGCGTCATCTGGGGCACCGACTGGCCGCATCCCAACGTCAAGGTGATGCCGAATGACGGCGATCTGGTCGACCTGATCCCGCTGTTCGCGCCGGAGCCGGAATTACAGCAGAAGATCCTCGTCGATAATCCCGCGCATCTGTTTGGGTTCGACACATGACGGTGCTCGCGATCGATACGTTGCTTATCAAGGAAAGAGGGGAGTTCGTCCCATGAAAACAGGTCTCGTGATCACCGCCCATCCCGGCGATTTCGTCTGGCGCGCCGGCGGCGCCATCGCGCTGCATGCGAAGAAGGGTTATCGCATGAAGATCGTCTGCATGTCCTTTGGCGAGCGCGGCGAGAGCCAGTTCGCCTGGAAGGAAAAAGGCGCGACGCTGGAGTCGGTCAAGGCAGGTCGCAAGGACGAGGCGGAGCGGGCGGCGAAGCTGCTCGGCGCCGAGATCGAGTTCTTCGACTGCGGCGATTATCCGCTGAAGCTCACCGAGGCGCATTTCGACCGCATGGTCGATATCTACCGCGAGCTCAATCCGAGCTTCGTGCTGACGCATGCGCTGGAAGATCCCTATAATTTCGACCATCCGAACGCGGCGCATTTCGCGCAGGAGACCCGCGTGGTCGCGCAGGCGATGGGCCACAAGCCCGGCGCGCAGTACAAATATTCGGCGCCCCCGGTGTTCCTGTTCGAGCCGCACCAGCCCGAGCAGTGCAACTACAAGCCGGACCTGCTCCTCAAGATCGACGAGGTCTGGAAGGAGAAGTACGAGGCGTTCCAGATCCTCGCCGCGCAAAAACATCTCTGGGGTTACTACGAGCGCGTCGCGCTCAACCGTGGCATCCAGGGCAGCCGCAACACCGGCGTGCCCATGACCTATGGCGAGGCCTATCAGCGCCTGTTCCCGACGGTTGCGGAGGAGCTGGCATGAAGCCCGTCGTCGTTCGCAACATCAAGCGAGCCGATCCCGCCGGAATGGCGGAATACGGCGTCTCGACCGTGCACGAGGCTTACGGTCGCCTCGGCCTGATGAAGCCTTACTTGCGGCCTGTCTGGGCAGGTGCGTCGATTGCCGGCCCCGCCGTCACCGTTCTGGCACAGCCCGGCGACAACTGGATGATCCATGTCGCGGTCGAGCAGTGCAGGAAGGGCGACATCCTCGTCGTCGGCTGCACCACTGATAACACCGACGGCATGTTCGGCGAGCTGCTCGCGACCTCGCTGCAGGCGCGCGGCGTGCAGGGGCTGATCATCGACGCCGGCTGCCGCGACGTGAAAGCGCTGCACGAGATGAAGTTTCCGGTGTGGTCGCGCGCGGTCTCGGCCAAGGGCACGGTCAAGGCGACGCTCGGCTCGGTCAACGTTCCCGTGGTTTGCGCCGGCGTCAACGTCGATCCCGGCGACATCATCGTGGCCGATGACGACGGCGTCGTCGTGGTGCCCAAGCGCTATGCCGCTGAGGTCGCCGAAAAGGCGAAGAAGCGCAACGCGGACGAGGGCGGCAAGCGCAGGCGGCTGGCCTCGGGTGAGCTCGGCCTCGATATGTACAACATGCGCGAGGCGCTGGCGAAGGCCGGGCTCGTCTATGTCGACAATCCCGAGGACGTCTAAGCGGGACCAGAGAAGCGGAGCGGGCGGATGGATCGTCTCAAGTTGAAGGCCGTGCTCGGCAGTCACCCTCACGTGCAGGCGGTGAAGAGCGGCGAGCTCCGCTCCGACCTGTTCGACCTCGATTTCATCGCGTACACGCCGACCAACACGGCGTTCAAGCCGATGGTGCGCGAGCAGGCTTTCGACGTCTGCGAGATGGCGATCGTCACCTATCTGATGGCGAAGGCGCATGGCAAGCCGCTGGTGCTACTGCCTGCCACCATGCTCGGCCGCTTTCAGCATTCCTACGCGCTCTACAACCCTGCAAGGGGAGCGCTCGGCCCCTCCGATCTCGAAGGCAAGCGCGTTGGCATCCGCTCGTTCACGACGACGACGGGCGCATGGATCAGGGGCATTCTCGCCAACGACTATGGTGTCAATCTCGACAAGATCCGCTGGATCACCTTCGAGGATCCGCACGTTGCCGAATATGTCGACACCACCGAGCGTGCGCCGAAGGACAAGAAGGTCCTGCAGATGCTGCTCGACGGCGAACTCGACGCCGTCCTCGGCGAGACCTCTGATCATCCCACATTGAAGCCGCTATTCCCCGATCCGGCCGCAGAGGCTGCCAAATGGTACACCCGTCGTGGCGTCGTCCCGGTCAATCATCTCGTGGTCGTGACCGAGCAGCTTGCAAGATCGCGCCCCGATGTGGTTGCGGGCGTCTATGATCTCCTGAAGCGGAACAAGGCGCAGGTGGGACCCGCGGCGACGCCCGACCTCGTTCCGTTCGGGATCGAGGCGAACAGAAAGCCGTTGGAGCTGATCGTCGACTACGCATTCCAGCAGGCGCTGATCCCGCGCCGCTATGCGGTCGAGGAGCTGTTCGACGCGACGACGCGAGGATTGAATTGATGGCAGGTGATCCCAGGCGCTGGCAGATCGGGCTCGTCGGCTACGGCGAGGTCGGCAGGATCCTGGCTGAGGATTTGCGGCAGCAGGACATCAAGGTAGCCGCTTACGACATCAAGCTCGGAGGCGGGCACGGCGCTCCGCTGAAGGAGCATGCGGCGAAGTTCGGCGTGACGCTGGCGGTGTCTCACGCCGAGCTGACCGCGAAATCCGATTTCATCATCTCCGCGGTCACGGCGAGCCAGGCCGTGCCCGTTGCAAAAGCCTGCGCGGCTGCGATCAACCAGGGCACCTGGTTCCTGGATTTCAATTCGGCCTCGCCGGGTGCCAAGCAGCGCGCCGCCGCTCTGATCGACGGCGCTGCAGGACGCTATGTCGAGGGCGCGGTGATGACCTCGGTGCCGCCTTATCGTATCAAGGTGCCGCTGCTGCTCGGCGGTCCCGGCGCGAGGGAGCTGGAGCCGCTGCTGAACGCGATTGGCTTTGCGGCCAAGGTCGCGAGCGACAAGCTCGGCGTGTCCTCGGCGGTGAAGATGTGCCGCAGCATCATGATCAAGGGCCTGGAGGCCATGGTCATCGAGAGCTTTACCACCGCGCGCGCCTATGGCGTCGAGGATGCGGTGCTGGCCTCGCTCGCGGAGACGTTTCCCGCGATCGACTGGGAGAAGCAGGGCGCCTATTGCTTCCAGCGCGTGATCGAGCACGGCCGTCGCCGTGCCGAGGAGGTGCGTGAAGTCGCGGAGACCGTGCGCGAGGCGGGGCTGACGCCATGGTCGGCGCAGGGCACCGCCGAACGCCAGGCCTGGGTCGCCGATCTCGCTGACGAAGGCCTGTTCGGCATCAAGGGGACGAAGGAATTTGCCCGCAGCGCCGATTGGTGTACCGAGGCGGATCGCATTCTGGCGAAGATCAAGCGCTGAGATCCAGCGCGCATTCAGCTCAAGACTCTGCTGCCGCCGCGTAGTCCGAGAGTTCGTCGCGCGCGAGCTCGATCAGGCTGATCAGGCTCGTGGCTTCGCGGACGACTTCCGTGGTGCGCTCGGTGCGGAACTCGGTGAGAATCGTGCGAATGCATTTGTCGGCCGTATCGAGCGTCAACAGCGCGCGGGCCATGTCGTCCTGCGTGTGGATTGCCGATATGTCGATGCCCGACAGGACTTCGCCGATGCCGGTCAGTCGCTTGATGGCCATCTCGGCGGGCGTGTTGGCCCGAATGGAATGGTAATCGATGCTGCTGAATGCGCTGAACATTCCATACTTCCCCGGAGAACGCAGATGTCAGTGCGCGTCTTAGTATGATCTCCTTGGCCCGTCGTGCAATGCGCGTATTTACGGTCAGGGATTCTACCGGATTGGGGAGTGAGGAAAGCTAGCGGTATAATCGAACGGAAAAGATCCGATCATTACCGCGCTTCCCGACAATCTTACCGTCGCATGCGACGAGCTTGCCTTCCTTGTACACGGAGCGCCCTTGCGGCACGCCGACAACGGCTTCAGGAATATGCTCGGCATTCAGTGTCACGAAATCGGCCTTGGCGCCGACGCGCAGGCCATAGCCTTCGAGCCGCAGCGCTTTTGCGCCTGATACGGTGACGACATCGAACGCGACACGCAGCTCTTCATCGATGTTGAAGCCCGAGCGATAGCCGAGGGTCGTGGCCCGGCGCAGCATGTCGCCGTCGCCATAGGGCCACCAGGAATCGCGGATGTTGTCGTTGCCGCTGAAGACGGTGACGCCGGCATTGCGCAGGGCCAGGATCGGCGGGAACGGCCGAGCGCCCGGCGCATTGGTCATGATCGCGACGCCCGAGCGGGCGAGGGTGTCGGCGATCTTCTTGAGCTGATCCATGGGGATGTCGCCGAGCCCGTAAGCATGGCTGACGGCAACGCGTCCCTCCATACCGAGCGCGCGGGTGCGCGCTGCGATCTGCTCGATTTCGAACGCGCCCAGCGTGCCCATGTCATGCAGATGGATGTCGACGTCGACGCCGTGCTTGCCGGCCGCGCCGAACACGACGTCGAGATGCTTCTCGATGTCGCGATCGAAGCTTGCGGGGTCGAGCCCGCCGACGAGATCGGCGCCGAGCCCGATGGCCTCGTCCAGCAATTGCGGCGTGCCCGGGCTCATCAGGATGCCGCTCTGGGGGAAGGCGACGAGCTGGATGTCGATCAGGCCCTTGTATTCCTCGCGCACGCGCAAAATCGTCTCGAGCGATTTCAGGCCGACCGAGCCGTCGACCATGACGTGGCTGCGCATCTGCGTGGTGCCGTGGCCGATGCAGAGGTCGAGCTGGTTGCGTGCGCGCACATCCATCGGCGCTGATACGGCCATGTTCTGGGCCTGGAAGGCGACGCGCTCATGCACGTCGAACCCGCTGGTGCATGGCTTGTGCGGACGCCAGGCGTCGCCATAGAAGCTGGTGTCGAGATGGATGTGGCCTTCGACGAAGCCGGGAACGACGAGGACGTTGCCGAGGTCGATGGTCTCGTTCGCGGCGGGACGCTCATCGACGGACGTGATCGCGGCGATGCGGCCGTCGGCGACGACGATGTGATGCCGGGCTCCGCCGTCGAAGCGCGCGTTCAGGAAGATCGTGTCGAAGGCCATCCGGTTGCTCCGTTGGTCGATTGTGATGATCATCGCGCAAGCTGCGGGTAGGGCGCAAGGCGCGGAAACTCGGTCAGCCCGGCCCGAACAAGGTG includes the following:
- a CDS encoding amidohydrolase family protein, which codes for MAHDAPQATGPSKLVIRNIGLILSGALEKPILDGDTIVAENGKITAIGRFKDLNTEGATTIVEANGTTVAPGLIDSHVHPVAGDWTPRQNQIGWIDSNLHGGVTTMISAGEVHMPGRPRDVVGLKAMAIFAQRAFWNLRPGGVKVHAGAPVIECEMVEEDFKELAAAGVKLLGEVGLGGVKDGPTARKMVGWARKYGIQSTIHTGGPSIPGSGLIDKDVVLEADTDVVGHINGGHTALPDDQIRCICEGCKRGLEIVHNGNERSALFTLRIAREMNDLHRVILGTDAPAGSGVQPLGILRMVSMLSSLGDLPAELAFCLATGNTARMRQLDCGLIEVGRSADFVIMDKAQHSPGKTILESVQLGDLPGIGMTIIDGIVRTQRSRNTPPAGRVPEVVAK
- a CDS encoding ferredoxin--NADP reductase, with translation MSNFNQESVLSVHHWTDTLFSFKTTRSPTFRFRNGEFTMIGLKVGEKPLLRAYSVASANYEETLEFFSIKVPDGPLTSRLQHLKEGDEIIVSRKATGTLVIDNLEEGRNLYLIGTGTGLAPFLSVIKDPETYERFEKVVLLHGCRHVKELAYGEMITETLPKDELIGEYIRDQLIYYPTVTRDPFRNRGRITDLITSGKLFADIGLPPLEAAHDRVMICGSPALVADTRVLLGERGLIEGNHGEPAQFVVEKAFAER
- a CDS encoding cytochrome P450 family protein, translated to MTPRLDFTSEAFFRDPPKAIAALRASGPVIATRFPLVGDVWVTTTHDATAQVLKDGTTFTLRKGDGKVAGLRWWMPKLVTTIANNMLTMDEPDHTRLRSIVDEAFRRRAIVAMEPRIRAIADGLANDLFADGSPADLVQRYARILPVSVICELLGLPAADRPRFIAWANKMSSLTNVVSFFRLLLAFRKMRAYLERQLQVARVQGGEGLIAELVQVEREGGQITPDEMVSMVFLLLAAGSETTTHLISGSVYELLRNPGLRDWLEQDRSRVGLAVEEFLRFVSPVQFSKPRYVRRDIELAGVPLKKGDRVMVMLAAANMDPAVHDQPERPDLTRKPNRHISFGTGIHFCLGHQLARIEAACALEALFARWPRLGLAVDPAQIHWRKRPGMRAIAELPVVAVDRQPVDFRDATTSRSQPNTERPSRSGEASRSPAM
- a CDS encoding DUF763 domain-containing protein, translated to MTRRTGSADLPLHTGRVPPWLATRMSSLGAIVTQAIVLHYGRDAFLQRLSHPFWFQSFGAVMGMDWHSSGITTSVIGALKRGLGPLQDELGIYVCGGRGQHSRKTPDELLQLGDRVGLDGASLTRASRLVAKVDSAAVQDGFDLYLHGFFVTADGKWTVVQQGMNGDKRQARRYHWHSEALKSFVDTPHSAIDGPQQGEIVNLTDHRADVSRAAQLELLSGLGPDRILTEFERLTGTAPEPAQAMLPHLIMPAHHDVRPKDVFARRLHGTLAAAAERGPVDFPELLLTPGVGARTVRSLAMVAEVVHGAPYRFNDPARFSLAHGGKDRHPYPVPIKVYDETIRVLKGAIHNAKLGREEEMQAIRRLDDQARRLERTASGPSVEAYIAGEREASPDLDGRSVFGWERDVVASRKSTG
- a CDS encoding ABC transporter substrate-binding protein; protein product: MRTSSRRIAPIVLLAFAMTGLLGAPARADGEARLLAPSGRLRVGIYPGSPTSMVTDAAGKPHGLAYDLGGELARRLGVGIDYVRFQRVADIVTAIHDGQVDFTVTNATPARANEVSFSQPVLAIELGYLVPANSQIGRIEDIDRPGVKIGVTKGSTSERTLPTKFRSATIVPAESVKVAIAMFGRGEIDLYATNKPTLFEMSDQMPGAKILDGNWGAEHMAIAIPKGREDALPLLNRFVTDEQSSGALDTIQQQAGLRGASKATRE
- a CDS encoding TetR/AcrR family transcriptional regulator — encoded protein: MVRKPTSKETARKPNMREAILAAAEELFATNGFNAVSVRDIAQAAGANPGSVTYHFKTKDGLLLEIYQRHCGPMNLRRSELLAAAKRVRDLQDRLEAIVRAYVVPAFTSGSDLAGGGARFTRLRAVMSAEGNEVVRKIIAQTFDDTSHAFIDAVHESLPHIPRTDIVWRSHFLLGALYYSLVTPDRVSRLSRGEADGSDAASAIEQLVQATVAAFQAPPLDQAAPVRRRPVVSSKT
- a CDS encoding amidohydrolase family protein, whose protein sequence is MTMMYTPTIPPPDPNTRTPKFKLPKLSCDAHCHIFGPGATYPYAPDRSYTPPDAPLEDFRALHAKLGVERAVIVNASVHGTDNTVALDAIAQSNGAYRAVANIDDTITERGLQVLHDGGFRGCRFNFVRHLGGVPDRNVFNRVIAMVAPLGWHIDLHFDAIDLPEYADMLAKLPLSYTIDHMGRVRASEGLDQLPFRILIELMQRDEKCWVKICGSERVSSAGPPFTDAVPFARKIVETAPDRVIWGTDWPHPNVKVMPNDGDLVDLIPLFAPEPELQQKILVDNPAHLFGFDT